The genomic DNA ATTTAGGGAGTTTAGAAATTAATCTGACAGCTTCCTTTTTTAGTAAGTCAGTTCCCTCGGGACCTTTGTTTTTTATGTTTGTAACATTCCCCTCTTCATCAATGATAAATTGTAGTAAAATTCGTCCTTCAATTTTTTTATCAAAAGCTTTTTTAGGATAGTTAAAGTTACTAAATATATGTCTTGTCATTTGCTTTTCAAAACATTTAGACTGCTTTAACAGAGAAACGTTTTTGCACTTTGGAAATAGAGGAATCTGCTCCACGAGGTAAAAAGGAATCTTTTTTATTGAAGCGATAGCATCGTTTTTTAAAACTAGTTTATTAATTAGTTTATCATTTTCTTTTAAAATAGCTATTTTATGAATGGAGCTACTATCCTTTTCTTTGAGAGAGAGGGAAGTTTGTTTATTTCGTTTTTTTATAACTTTTTTTTGTACGATAGAGTGTTTATTATCAATATTAGCTAAAGCATCTTTTACATCTTCAATAGTACATTTCGTAATATTGTGAATGTCTTCAAAAGGTTCGTTGTTGGGCTCACATTGCTCTTGGGAAGAGCTATTTATACTAAAGAAAATAAAAAAAGGGATACAAAAATAAATCTTCATAATTAGGGGGTGTACTTCATTTTAAATAATAAAGCCACGAAAATACTATTAAATATTTATTACATAAAAAAATAAAATTAAGTTAATGTTAAGTTAATAGAAAAGGTATATGTTACATTTACAGGTACCCCTTTATATTTACCTGCACTAAACTGAGGAAGTTTTAATAGAACTCTATTAATTTCATTTGTTAATATTTTATTTTCGTTAGAGCTCAAAATCTGAGTTTTTTTTACATTCCCTTTGATATCTATGGTAAAACGAATAAATATTTTGTCTTTTGTAGTTATTTCAGAAAATCTTTCGTAGTTGAAGTTCTGATTGAAATGTTTGTTGATACTAGATTTGAAGCATTGTATGTTTTTTTCTTTAGTACTGTACTTGCAATTAGGGAACAGTGGTGGTTCATCAACAGTAACAAACAATATTTCTTTTTGAAGAGAAGGGGTTTGCTTATCCGTGTTAATTTTGGGAAGCGAGTTATTGAAAGGAACTTTTTTGAAAGAAGCTTTCTGCGTATTGATTTTATTAAATCTATGGTGAATTTTTTTTCTTGAATAAGTATGCTGAATACTTGTTTTTTGAGCTTTTTTTGTTGTTTGTAGAGAGGAAGTAGGGGAGGAAGTAGTTTCTATAGCGCATTTGCTGATTTCGATAGCATTAATATCCAATACTATTTGGCCAGAAGATTCGCATCGATTCTGCGCTGTTATTAGGTTAAGGTAAGAAGAAAATAATAAAATAAACATAGCTTTCATTTTGATACATATTTGGGGGTGAAAGATCGAGGTAAATATCAAAAAAAAACGGTGTTTATCTTTTTAAGATACCATTATTACTACTTTAAATAATATGATTAGGAAAGCGCGAAGTTTAACATTTTCTTAAAGTAAAAAGCTCTCAATATTAAATTGAGAGCTTTTATCTTTTCAAAAGAAGTAATTATTTAACGTCCATTAGTTCAACATCAAATATAAGTGTTGCATTAGGAGGAATAACCCCTCCGGCTCCAGCAGCCCCATAAGCTAAATGCGAAGGAATTACTAAGCGTGCTTTATCTCCTACTTTTAATAATTGGATACCTTCGTCCCAACCTGCAATTACTTGACCTACCCCAATGGCAAATTCAATTGGTTGCTTGCGTTTATAAGAAGAATCAAATACAGTTCCGTCTAGTAACTGACCTTTATAATGGACAGCTACGTTAGCTCCCTTAGTAGCTTGCTTTCCGCTACCATTTTGTAAGATTTTATAGCGTAATCCACTTGGTGTTTCATCATATCCAGCGGCAACTGAATCTAACAATTCTTTTTGTTTTGCTTTTTCTGCCGCTTCACGTTTTTCTCTAGCCCCTTCAAAAGACCTAAAAGCTTCCACAGCGTTAAAAGATGTAGCTTCTTCTCCAACGCGAATGATTTCTACTTGCATATCATCTCCTTGTGCTATTGCATCAACAATTTCTTGACCTTCTATGACATTTCCAAAAACAGTATGTTTTCCATCTAACCAAGGTGTTGGTACATGTGTAATAAAGAATTGAGATCCGTTTGTGCCTGGTCCTGCATTTGCCATGGATAGTTTTCCAGGAGCATTGTGTTTTAATTCGGGGTGGATTTCATCATCAAATTTGTACCCAGGATTTCCAGTACCTGTTCCTTGAGGGCAGCCTCCTTGAATCATAAAATCAGGGATGACTCTATGGAATTTAAGTCCGTTGTAATACGGAGTTCCTTGTGGTTTAGCTGAGTTTTCCAAATTTCCTTCAGCTAAAGCAACAAAATTACCAACTGTTCCTGGTGTTTTTTCATATTCTAAATTTACTAAGATCTCCCCTTTAGGAGTTGTAAACTTTGCGTAGATTCCGTTATTCATTATCTTGTTTTTAATTCTATTCTTAAATTTATTTTGAAGCGGATAAAGTTGATAACTCAAAGCTTAATCCTGCATTTATATTACTTGTATTCATATTACCAAAGGGAGCAACCATTTTACCTATAGATGAAAATAAAGAGATGCTAGGAGATATATGGTAACTTATTCCAAGAGATGGGCGAATAACAATTCCTTCACCTGTATCTACCCCAGCTCCGCCAGCAGCTCCAATCATTCCTTCTAAATGTACTCTTAATTTCTCGTCTAAAAATCTAGGACTATATAGCCCTATGCCGACTAATCCGTGAGCGTATCCTCCTGATTTCCCTTTATAAGCAAATCCAGCTTCTCCTATAACATAGAAGGTATTATTTATATCATAGTTAAACTGTATTGCTAATAATTGTAAATCGGTTTTAGGAGCATCTGTTTTAGCAACCTTAAAATAACTTTGATTCAGTAAAGCTATTCTAATGCCTTGCGTATATAAGTTTTGATACTCTTCTGTAGCAAAGTAGGTTCCTCCATTAAAACTAGTATATTTCAATCCAAAACCTAAAGTATAAGCTTCTAAATCTCCTGTAATGGCTCTATAGTATCCCCCATGACTACTTAATGAGAAACGATTAGAAAGTGCTAGGTTAATTCCAGCACTAGGGTACATCATTAAACCTCCCTCAGGAGCAATGCGCCCGCCAGCGGCTCCAATACCTAGTTTACCAAATAAATTAAGCCGTTCAGATAAGTTTAGATGGTAACCAGCACCAAAAAACAAATCCATAAAACCAGCTCGCAATCCTTTGTAAATGGCATCTGTATGAGCGAAAAGAAAGACCTGCTCATTCATATATTTTTGATATTCAAAACCTATTACATATAAGGTTGCTCTTAAAGGAGCTTGTTGATTTGCATCATCTTTTCTAGAGTTTCCAAAAGGGAAAAAGAAATCAAAACGCACTTGTTGCGCATTTTTAATAGCAGCTCGTTTCCAAAGGTTATTTTTAGAAAGTGAAGTATTAATAAATTCTTTTTGTGCTTGTTGATAATCGGTAAAACGTAAAATACTAGGTATCTCAAGAAATAGAGAAATACTGTTACTTTTTATCTTTCCCGAGTAAAAATTTAAATGACTGTATTGAACGCCGAATGAAAATGCCTTTTTTTTATATTGAAAACCTAAATTTGTATTAATAAAGGCACCATCGTTTACTAAATACCTATATCCACCGCCACCCCCAAAGTGGAAATTAGTGTCGAAATATAAGTTTTTGAAAAGGTGTTTATGAATACCGACTTCAATTCCTAATGTAAACAGACCTCCTTGATCTCCAGTGATAGCTGAATGGATAGCAGCTCCACCATATAGCCACTCATTAAATGGGACTTGATAGTGTAATCCCATGAGCCCCATTGTATTTTTTAAGTTAGGGAATGATGAGGTAGGCATTTGCACAGGAATAAAATTGAGACGAACTCTATTTACGAGTTTTTTTCCTTGAAATTCTTCTAAATTTTTTTGCTGACTAAAACAATGGGGCAGTAAAAATAAAAATAATAAAAGAAATCCGATGTTATATGTAATAAAAGCGATACTTCCCCTTATTTTTAAAAGGATAGTATTGCTTTTTTTTATACTAATATAAGTGCAGTATTTCATCTTTTGAATGATGCCCAATTTTAGATAATTAATCAAACTCACTTGTAAAATGCAATTTTACAGAAGGGTATTTACTTTGTGTCATCTGAATTGTAAATTCAGAATCAGCTAAAAACACCAATTGACCTTGCTTATCTTTTGCTAGGTAGCGCTGTTTTACACGTTTAAATTCTTTAAATTCTTCATTTTTTTCATCTTCGGGTTGTACCCAACAAGCTTTGTGTACCTGAATGTTTTCGTAAGTACATTTAGCGCCATATTCATGCTCTAAACGGTATTGAATAACTTCATATTGGAGAGCTCCTACGGTACCTATAATTCTTCTACCATTGATATCCAATGTAAATAATTGGGCTACTCCTTCATCCATTAATTGATCCAAACCTTTATATAATTGCTTAGATTTCATAGGATCTGCGTTATTCACATATCGGAAATGTTCAGGAGAAAAGCTAGGAATACCTTTAAAATTTAGTATTTCACCTTCTGTAAGCGTATCTCCAATTTTAAAATTTCCTGTATCGTGTAAGCCAACAATATCTCCAGGGAAAGATTCATCTATAATTGCTTTTTTTTCTGCAAAAAATGCATTCGGACTAGAAAATTTTACTTTTTT from Tenacibaculum maritimum NCIMB 2154 includes the following:
- a CDS encoding energy transducer TonB; the protein is MKIYFCIPFFIFFSINSSSQEQCEPNNEPFEDIHNITKCTIEDVKDALANIDNKHSIVQKKVIKKRNKQTSLSLKEKDSSSIHKIAILKENDKLINKLVLKNDAIASIKKIPFYLVEQIPLFPKCKNVSLLKQSKCFEKQMTRHIFSNFNYPKKAFDKKIEGRILLQFIIDEEGNVTNIKNKGPEGTDLLKKEAVRLISKLPKFIPGKHQGKIVKVKYGLPITFKLPSSKSN
- a CDS encoding energy transducer TonB, translating into MFILLFSSYLNLITAQNRCESSGQIVLDINAIEISKCAIETTSSPTSSLQTTKKAQKTSIQHTYSRKKIHHRFNKINTQKASFKKVPFNNSLPKINTDKQTPSLQKEILFVTVDEPPLFPNCKYSTKEKNIQCFKSSINKHFNQNFNYERFSEITTKDKIFIRFTIDIKGNVKKTQILSSNENKILTNEINRVLLKLPQFSAGKYKGVPVNVTYTFSINLTLT
- a CDS encoding peptidylprolyl isomerase — encoded protein: MNNGIYAKFTTPKGEILVNLEYEKTPGTVGNFVALAEGNLENSAKPQGTPYYNGLKFHRVIPDFMIQGGCPQGTGTGNPGYKFDDEIHPELKHNAPGKLSMANAGPGTNGSQFFITHVPTPWLDGKHTVFGNVIEGQEIVDAIAQGDDMQVEIIRVGEEATSFNAVEAFRSFEGAREKREAAEKAKQKELLDSVAAGYDETPSGLRYKILQNGSGKQATKGANVAVHYKGQLLDGTVFDSSYKRKQPIEFAIGVGQVIAGWDEGIQLLKVGDKARLVIPSHLAYGAAGAGGVIPPNATLIFDVELMDVK